Proteins found in one Quercus robur chromosome 2, dhQueRobu3.1, whole genome shotgun sequence genomic segment:
- the LOC126715209 gene encoding SNF1-related protein kinase catalytic subunit alpha KIN10, whose protein sequence is MDGSAGLSGNGLDIFLQNYKLGKTLGIGSFGKVKIAEHILTGHKVAVKILNRRKIKNMEMEEKVRREIKILRLFMHPHIIRLYEVVDTPADIYVVMEYVKSGELFDYIVEKGRLQEDEARNFFQQIISGVEYCHRNMVVHRDLKPENLLLDSKCNVKIADFGLSNIMRDGHFLKTSCGSPNYAAPEVISGKLYAGPEVDVWSCGVILYALLCGTLPFDDENIPNLFKKIKGGIYTLPSHLSPGARDLIPRMLVVDPMKRMTIPEIRQHPWFQAHLPRYLAVPPPDTLQQAKKIDEDILQEVIKMGFDRNQLIESLRNRLQNKATVAYYLLLDNRFRPSSGYLGAEFQETMERGFNHMHQNEATPTALGHRPPGYMDYQGMSVKPQFPVERKWALGLQSRAHPREIMTEVLKALQELNVCWKKIGHYNMKCRWIPGVPGHHEGMINNPVHGNNYFGDESTIIENDGVTKSPNVVKFEVQLYKTREEKYLLDLQRVHGPQFLFLDLCAAFLAQLRVL, encoded by the exons ATGGATGGTTCAGCTGGCCTCAGTGGCAATGGACTggatatatttttacaaaattataagCTTGGAAAGACTCTTGGCATCGGTTCCTTTGGCAAGGTGAAAATTGCAGAACATATTCTGACTGGACATAAGGTTGCCGTAAAGATCCTTAACCGTCGGAAGATAAAGAACATGGAAATGGAGGAAAAAG TgagaagagaaatcaaaatACTGAGATTGTTTATGCATCCTCATATAATTAGACTCTATGAGGTTGTAGACACGCCAGCAGACATTTATGTTGTGATGGAGTATGTCAAGTCTGGAGAGCTCTTTGATTACATTGTGGAGAAGGGTAGGTTGCAGGAGGATGAAGCTCGTAATTTTTTTCAGCAG ATAATCTCTGGTGTGGAGTATTGTCATAGGAATATGGTGGTGCATAGAGACCTTAAGCCTGAGAATTTGCTTTTGGATTCCAAATGCAATGTGAAGATTGCTGATTTTGGTTTAAGCAATATAATGCGTGATGGTCATTTTCTGAAGACAAGTTGTGGAAGTCCAAACTATGCTGCTCCAGAG GTTATTTCTGGAAAATTGTATGCTGGGCCTGAAGTAGATGTTTGGAGCTGTGGTGTCATCTTATATGCTCTACTGTGTGGCACCCTTCCGTTTGATGATGAAAACATTCCTAACCTTTTTAAGAAGATAAAG GGAGGGATATACACTCTTCCGAGTCATTTATCGCCTGGTGCAAGAGACTTGATACCAAGGATGCTTGTAGTGGACCCAATGAAGCGGATGACTATTCCTGAGATTCGTCAGCACCCATGGTTTCAGGCACATCTACCACGTTATTTAGCCGTGCCCCCACCTGACACCCTTCAACAAGCAAAGAAG ATTGACGAGGACATTCTACAGGAAGTGATTAAGATGGGATTCGACAGGAACCAATTGATTGAATCTCTTCGGAACAGGCTACAAAATAAG GCTACTGTTGCTTACTATTTGTTATTGGACAACCGGTTTCGTCCTTCTAGCGGCTATCTTGGAGCTGAGTTCCAAGAGACTATG GAACGTGGTTTCAATCATATGCATCAAAATGAGGCTACACCTACAGCTCTTGGGCACCGCCCTCCAGGATATATGGATTATCAAGGAATGAGTGTAAAACCACAATTTCCTGTTGAGAGAAAATGGGCTCTTGGACTTCAG TCGCGGGCTCATCCTCGTGAAATAATGACAGAAGTTCTTAAAGCTTTGCAAGAACTGAATGTCTGTTGGAAGAAGATCGGGCACTACAACATGAAGTGTAGGTGGATTCCGGGTGTCCCCGGTCATCATGAAGGCATGATTAACAATCCTGTGCACGGTAATAACTACTTTGGGGATGAATCTACCATCATTGAGAATGATGGCGTGACCAAATCACCAAATGTTGTCAAGTTTGAAGTGCAG CTTTACAAAACTCGTGAGGAAAAGTATCTGCTTGATCTCCAAAGGGTCCATGGCCCACAGTTTCTCTTCTTGGATCTTTGTGCTGCTTTCCTAGCACAGCTCCGTGTCCTATGA
- the LOC126715211 gene encoding uncharacterized protein LOC126715211: protein MASRRNVQYSPLPTDEDNDYGSSGKRQYDPRFDYSPKAFDKIPWKSIALALFLLSLGLVLLFLSYFIMTGHMGGDRSQAYGLLALGILSFLPGFYETRIAYYAWRGVKGYRFASIPDY, encoded by the exons ATGGCATCTAGAAGAAATGTTCAATACAGCCCTCTTCCTACTGATGAAGATAATGATTATGGCAGTTCTGGGAAAAGACAATATGATCCTCGATTTGACTATTCACCCAAAGCATTTGATAAAATCCCATGGAAATCCATTGCCCTAGCACTCTTCCTGCTTTCTCTCGGCTTagtgcttctttttctttcatatttcaTAATGACTGGTCACATGGGAGGCGACCGATCCCAGGCCTATGGCCTTTTGGCACTAGGAATTCTCTCCTTCCTCCCAG GCTTTTATGAGACTCGAATAGCATATTATGCATGGAGGGGTGTCAAAGGATATCGATTCGCTTCAATTCCTGATTATTAA
- the LOC126715207 gene encoding ethylene-responsive transcription factor ERN1-like produces MARKRRASEVVRDKNSSEGSMAWDEMVKEAAAAEALRGARRARKRFVGVRQRPSGRWVAEIKDTIQKIRVWLGTFDTAEEAARAYDEAACLLRGANTRTNFWPCPSSSSSSPALPSKITNLLLQRLKARNNSCTALSNSSLPISLQEKQQTEVYREEAAEFPNASFTDNLNNPEDYYTNCNNLVKSNNANASHDYMTTNFEASFTEKEDWAQREMDFDSNRSSNVSQTCGGDYNFGGEGEEDEEEAGSETGKLDFQFVDTVGTCSFYSPFEFAEEIEEPVEPENCMDEPSMFSAAMKRMKYERKVSASLYAFNGISECLKLKLTSGNVLGREMSDQLTNLQKACNKNKEAKNEDDQEYVEVMKRREDENPGSSTEMGSSSSSLSNDGELLLWSSLDLQPICFVN; encoded by the coding sequence ATGGCTAGGAAGAGAAGGGCTAGTGAAGTAGTGAGAGACAAAAATTCTAGTGAGGGAAGCATGGCTTGGGATGAGATGGTGAAGGAAGCTGCCGCAGCAGAAGCTCTACGTGGGGCAAGGAGAGCCCGAAAGAGATTTGTTGGTGTCCGGCAAAGGCCATCCGGTAGATGGGTGGCTGAGATTAAGGACACCATACAAAAGATAAGGGTGTGGTTAGGCACTTTTGATACAGCTGAGGAAGCAGCCAGGGCCTATGATGAGGCTGCTTGCTTGCTTCGTGGTGCCAACACTCGGACAAACTTCTGGCCTTGTCCCTCATCGTCATCTTCATCCCCAGCTCTCCCCTCAAAGATTACTAACCTCCTCCTCCAAAGGCTGAAAGCAAGAAATAACTCTTGCACTGCTTTGTCTAATTCTTCCTTGCCCATCAGCCTGCAAGAAAAGCAACAAACAGAAGTATATAGAGAAGAGGCTGCAGAGTTCCCAAATGCATCATTCACGGATAACCTTAACAATCCTGAAGATTATTACACCAACTGCAACAACTTAGTAAAAAGTAATAATGCAAATGCTAGCCATGATTATATGACCACAAATTTTGAAGCCTCTTTTACTGAAAAAGAAGACTGGGCGCAGAGAGAAATGGACTTCGACTCTAATAGGAGTTCCAATGTATCACAGACTTGTGGCGGTGATTATAATTTTGGAGGGGAAggagaggaagatgaagaagaagcaggCAGTGAGACTGGAAAGCtggattttcaatttgttgataCTGTTGGAACCTGCAGTTTCTATTCTCCCTTTGAGTTTGCTGAAGAGATTGAAGAACCGGTTGAACCAGAGAACTGCATGGATGAGCCATCAATGTTTAGTGCTGCCATGAAGAGGATGAAATATGAAAGAAAGGTCTCAGCTTCACTCTATGCCTTTAATGGGATATCAGAATGCTTAAAGTTAAAGCTAACGTCAGGAAATGTGTTAGGAAGAGAAATGTCTGACCAATTAACCAACCTACAAAAGGCGTGTAACAAGAACAAAGAGGCAAAAAATGAAGATGATCAAGAATATGTGGAAGTGATGAAGAGGAGGGAGGATGAAAATCCTGGAAGTTCAACTGAAATGGggtcttcttcctcttctttgagCAATGATGGTGAATTGTTGCTTTGGAGCTCACTTGATCTTCAACCCATATGCTTTGTTAATTGA